Proteins encoded by one window of Bacteroidia bacterium:
- a CDS encoding LexA family transcriptional regulator — protein MYFCTNIKLLRKRKKRTQEVAALALGFSRSTLNSYENGAIANPTVEALLNFSNYFKISIDTLLRVDMSKLSDLQLRELELGYDSYVRGTKLRVLATTVDSRNRENIELVPVKAKAGYTAGYNDPEFIRNLPTFQLPFLSHDRKYRTFQISGDSMLPIPDKSFVTAEFVENWMEIKDGNAFIILTHDDGIVFKVVYNHISSNKKLLLKSLNPAYKPYEVKINEVKEVWRFVNYISNEMPDTGLQNPKLSNTVARIQNEMNKIKDLLGVQDVSKE, from the coding sequence ATGTATTTCTGCACCAACATAAAACTACTTCGCAAACGCAAAAAGCGTACGCAAGAAGTAGCAGCACTTGCCTTAGGATTTTCACGCTCCACATTAAACAGCTATGAGAATGGCGCCATTGCCAATCCAACGGTTGAAGCACTGTTAAATTTTTCAAATTATTTTAAAATTTCCATAGACACCTTACTGCGTGTTGACATGAGCAAACTCAGCGATTTGCAACTGCGCGAACTGGAGTTGGGCTATGACTCTTATGTGCGTGGCACCAAACTCAGGGTTCTTGCCACAACAGTTGACAGCAGAAACCGCGAAAACATAGAGTTGGTTCCGGTGAAAGCAAAAGCCGGATATACAGCAGGCTACAACGACCCGGAGTTTATTCGCAATCTTCCTACTTTTCAACTGCCCTTCCTTTCGCATGACAGAAAATACCGCACTTTTCAGATCAGTGGCGACAGCATGCTTCCTATACCTGACAAATCTTTTGTGACGGCAGAGTTTGTTGAAAACTGGATGGAGATAAAAGATGGTAATGCCTTCATTATACTCACACACGATGATGGCATTGTTTTTAAAGTGGTGTATAATCATATCAGCAGCAATAAAAAATTATTGCTTAAATCATTGAACCCTGCCTACAAGCCTTATGAGGTAAAAATTAATGAGGTAAAAGAAGTGTGGCGATTTGTAAATTACATCAGCAATGAAATGCCTGACACAGGATTGCAAAATCCAAAACTATCGAACACCGTTGCACGTATCCAAAATGAAATGAATAAAATCAAAGACTTGTTGGGTGTGCAGGATGTAAGTAAAGAGTAG